The Bos mutus isolate GX-2022 chromosome 7, NWIPB_WYAK_1.1, whole genome shotgun sequence genome window below encodes:
- the LOC102267438 gene encoding olfactory receptor 10H2-like, whose protein sequence is MLGLNYTSVSEFILIGFSTFPQHLLPVFFLLFLLMYLFTLLGNLLIMATIWSERSLHTPMYLLLCALSISEVLYTFAIIPRMLADLLSTDRSISFTACASQMFFSFTPGFTHSFLLTVMGYDRYVAICHPLRYNVLMSPRGCACLVAWSWVGGLFIGLLVTSAIFHLPFCGLSEVHHFLCHVPPLLQLACGNNVPGVALGVGVVCITALLGCFLLILLSYTFIVSTILRIPSTEGRHKAFSTCASHLTVVVVHYSFASVIYLKPKGLYSEEGNTLMAITYTVLTPFLSPIIFSLRNKELKIAIKKTFLSKLYPSSI, encoded by the coding sequence ATGTTGGGGCTAAACTACACCTCCGTGTCTGAATTCATCCTCATCGGCTTCTCCACCTTCCCTCAGCATCTCCTGCCCGTcttcttccttctgttcctgctGATGTACCTGTTCACGCTGCTGGGGAACCTGCTCATCATGGCCACCATCTGGAGCGAGCGcagcctccacacccccatgtacctCTTGCTGTGCGCCCTCTCCATCTCTGAGGTCCTCTACACCTTCGCCATCATCCCGCGCATGCTGGCCGACCTGCTCTCCACCGACCGCTCCATCTCCTTCACGGCCTGTGCCAGCCAGATGTTCTTCTCCTTCACGCCCGGCTTCACCCACTCCTTCCTGCTCACAGTCATGGGCTACGACCGCTACGTGGCCATCTGCCACCCACTGCGCTACAACGTGCTCATGAGCCCCCGAGGCTGCGCCTGCCTGGTGGCCTGGTCCTGGGTTGGAGGCTTATTCATTGGACTGCTGGTGACATCTGCCATTTTCCACCTCCCCTTCTGTGGTCTCAGTGAGGTTCACCATTTCTTATGTCACGTGCCTCCACTACTGCAGTTAGCCTGTGGAAATAATGTACCGGGAGTAGCCCTGGGGGTTGGTGTTGTGTGTATCACGGCTCTGCTGGGTTGCTTTCTCCTCATCCTGCTCTCTTACACCTTCATCGTGTCCACCATCTTGAGGATCCCTTCCACCGAGGGCCGGCACAAAGCCTTCTCCACATGTGCGTCTCATCTGACTGTGGTCGTTGTGCACTATAGCTTCGCCTCTGTCATCTACCTCAAGCCCAAGGGTCTCTACTCTGAGGAAGGCAATACTCTGATGGCCATCACCTACACGGTCCTCACTCCCTTCCTCAGCCCGATCATCTTTAGTCTCAGGAACAAGGAGCTGAAGATCGCCATAAAGAAGACCTTCCTCAGCAAACTCTACCCCTCCAGCATCTGA